The genomic segment CGCCCGCGATGGCCGGGATTTTCGGCGTACGAAGACGCACCGAGGCGCCTCGTTTCGTTTCGGCCGCCGCGCGCCTGATCGCCCGAATCAGGTCGCCAGGTGCATCCTGCGGCAAGCCGCCGATCTCGTTGCCGGACACGGTAAAGAGGGCGTAGGCCGGCGCGAAAGTCGATTTGTTGAAGTCGATTTGCGTCAGCTCCTCGTCGCCGGCGACATCGCCAAGTATTGTCTCTGCGGTCTCGTGCAGCTTCCATCCCGGCAAATTTGACCACGCCTCCTCGACGAGGACCTCGCGTACGTCGTGCTCCTTGCGGATCTTCGCAATATCGTTTGGCCGGTACGGCTTCAGCTCACGCTGCCCGAAGGCCCGCAGCGTGAAGGGTTCGACGCAGAAGGAGAGCAGGCGGGAGCCCGGCCGTGGAACGCTCGGAAGCGCTTCGGCGTTGGCAAGGGCGTCGTTGCCAGCGGCGCTGGTGCGAAAGGCCGCTCCTTCACTGTTGGTGGCAAGCTCGACCCACCCGGCCCGCATCAGGCGCAGAATCAATCCGTTCAGGAGTCGCGCAGGAACCTTGGCAACATCCGCCAGCTCCTTTGAGTTGCGGGGCTTGACCGACAGCGCCCAAAGGACGAGGCGGTCGACCGCGCTCCAGTCGTTACCCTTGTCAACCCACACCCGAAGCCGGGCGGCGCGCACAGGCACCGCGACGCGGACCGTCATCGCGAGGCCTCCCGCAGTTCGGCCCACTCGACGATCGAGACCTTGGGTGTACCGTCCTCTAGTTTTTCGCCCTTCAGGCGATCGAGCACCGAGACCAGCAACGGCAGGAATTCGCGGTCCTCATCGGCCAGGCGCTTGTCGCCCGAATAGCTGCGTGCATGGACGCGCAGGAATTTGAGGCTGGTGACGATGATCAGCTTCCATTTGGCGCGGCTCAACAGAACATTCATCCGGCGGCGCCGGCGGACAAAGCCGAGCGCTCCCATCCCGGAGTGCCCGTTGTTACGGACGAGGGAGACAATGACGACGTCGGCTTCGCCGCCCTGGAATGAGTCGACCGTGCCTTCGTACCCGCCGCGCTTCTTAGGTTTCTCGAACCGCGCCAGATGCGGGAGTTCGCCGCGCGCATTCTCAAGGGCGAGGTCTAGCCGTGTCACCTGCTCATTATAGGGGGACAGCACCGCGAGCGACGGCCATTCGCCCTTCTCATTCTGCAGCGGTGTCAGCCCGGCGATGGTTTTTAGGACCGCGTCAATCTCGGCGGGATTGTGATAGGCGGGCATTTCCTCGTTGGCACCGTCCTCCTCCTGGACGTAAGGCATATTGACGATCACGTCGGCGACTTGGGCAGGTGTGCTGCTAGCGCAACCGGCGGCGTGCCTTCGAGGAATCTCTTCGCGACCTTGTCGGCGTCCTTTAGCCGGCCACCGTAGAAGCATTCGGAGATGACGGTCGATATCACCGGATGCATCCGGTGCTGATCCAGAAGCTCGGTTGCGGCCTGCAGCCGCGTGGGATTGGTCTTTCGCCATTCGAGTTCAGGCTCCACGAGGGCCTCGAACAGGCGGATCATGCGCTTCGCTGCATGGCAGGTCCGGCCGAGCGCGTCATCGTCCTCCATCAGGTCGATGAGCTCATCGAGCCCGTAGTCGTAGAAGATACCCCCGACCAAACCGCCGCTCTGTAGCACGGCGTTTTTCACATTGGTCTGGTTGCCGAGGAATTCGAGCACGCGATCGGTATCGAACGGCGGAAGCTGGTTGTGATCGCCGATCAGCAACCGCCGCATGGAAAGAAGTAAAGGCGCAATCAACTCGGGGCCCGTCGCCTTGGCAGCTTCCTCGACGATAACCCAATCGAACTGGTTATGGTCGTTCACAAGCCGGGCGAGGTCCCCAGAGTTGGCGGTAGAGAACAGGATGTTGGCCGATCGCAACACAAGGGATTCGAAGGAGCGACGTTGCCGCCGCGACTCGTGATCGGAGGCATTGCGTCCCTGCCGTGCATCATCTTTCATCGCGCGGATGGCAGTGGCGACCTCGATCGGCGCGCCACGTACCAGCGGGCTGCCATCGAGCGCGGTAAGATATTGCTTGACCCGGTCGGTCGTCTGCGCCCCCGACAACTCGGCGACATTGTCGGCGCGCGATCGGACCAGGAGCGGTTCCGGGTCGATGGCAGCTTTGGCAAGGGTTTTCTGCACGCCCGCCGCGAGCTGATCGAGGGCCTGGTGCGCCTGCGCGCTGAGGAGGATGCGCGCGCTCGGCTGCTGTTGCAGCACGCGGCGCACGATCTCAGTGACGAGCTTGGTCTTGCCTACGCCCGGTGGCCCGACCACGAGCTGCGTCGGGCTCGTCGTCCAGATCGATCGAAGCGCCTGCTGCTTGGACGCATCCAGGTCCCTGAAATCTTCATCCTCCTGCAACTCGTCATGATAGCGGCGGAGCCGCTTACGCGGCGCGGCAAGCATGGAGAGAAGCTCTTCCTGCGTGGCAAGGGCGCCGAGCAGGCGGAGCCGCCGGTTGATGGCCCCTTCCGTCCCGGCATCATCGATCTGCCGCAGGAACAGATCGGCCGTGGGCGGGAGCTCGCCGGCCGCGCTGAATGCGTAGACGCGTTCGTTGTCCAACCGGACGGGCTCAATGAAGCGGACCGTCACGCTCGCACGGCCGAGATCACTGAGGGAGCCAGAGTCCGATACCAGCCACTTGGCATCAATATCGGCTTCTTCCTCCAAGAACATGCGGGACAGTGTGCGCTCCGGGCTGTCCACGCCGAGGGCCTCGACGAGGGCACTGCGCCGGTCGTCGGCCCGCGGCGACAGCAGGATCCGCTCCTCACCGCCCGGGAGGCGCCGTCGCCTGGCACGGACCGGGATGATTTCTGCGGCCCTGAAAAGCGCCTCGGTCAGCTGGGCCAACAGCAGACCATGCTGCACTGCTTCGAGTGCCTCGTCATCATGGTCGCCGAGGTCATCGAGGGCGGTACGCCAGTCGATTGCATCCCTGCGTATCTCCTGGAGACGCCGCCCCGCGCTTCCGTAGCGGATCACCTCGATGCGGTGCGCGGGCAACTCGACCGTACGGTGCCGGCCGAGGAATATGTCCTTTCGCGGACGGGCGTGATCGCATGTGGCAACCCGCCAATCAGCCTCGGCAAAACCATCGGGCGAATATCCCGCCAGGCTGTAGCCGAACAGCTCGGTCATGACGATCAGGCTACCGTCGGCGGTTCGGACGAGATCAGCGCCGCCGGCAATGTCGGCGTCGACGAAATTGATTTGCGCACTGTGGTCGTCGGCATCAAAGAGGTCACCTGAAGCGTCCCGGAGCGCTCGGGTGAGCAATGTGGATCCGGTCCGAATGGCGAGAAGGTAACGCCCCCGGTCTTCAAGTGCGGAAGCGGACAGATCCAGGATGACACGCTCGATGCGCCTGCAAACGATCTCGGCGTCAACCGCCCGATGGCGCGCAGGCTCGATCAGCCAGCGGAGCATGTCCCGCTCACCGGCCTCCAGCACGGCGAGTCGCTCGCCGCCGGCGTCGATCTCCTCAGTGGCGGAGAGGCCGCGGCTGAGGCGCGAGACGTCGAGCTTCAGGAGGCTTGCGAGCAATAGGCCCAGCGCGCGCCAGTCGTCGAGGAACGACATGATGATCGGCGCGTCAGCTGACTTCGCAAACACGACAACCGGGGCCTTGTCCGCCTCCGACAACCGGACGCACCATTCAAAGCTGCCAAGCCGGAAGTCGGGCGCCGTGGCAGATGCCGTAAATACCGAGGAGCTGTCCAGACGGCCATAAACCAGCCCCTGATTGTGCACGGCTTCGAGCGCTTTTGCGAGGCGCTCGGCGTTTCGCCAGAGAACGATGCGCGAGCGCGGGACATCAAGATTGTTGAGCCAATGATCGGAGCGCGCGTGCCTGATCATGTTATCGAGCGGCGTAAGGTCCCTCGGCATGGCCAGAAAGAAGGCGTCTGACGCTTCGCCATAACGTAGCAGCTCGACGATGACCTTGTTGGCGCCTGGATAGGCGAGCACACGCTCGGCCTGACGCATTTCATGCTGCCAGATTTCACGAAGATCATCGTCGACAGCCGAGCCTGTCTTTTGCCAGTATTTGAGCACTACGGGCTGGTCCTCGCGCTTGTCGTGGGCCGATATGATCGCCGATTTGAGCGGCTCAGCGCCGGGGGCCGAGAGGTATTGATCCCCAAGGTCGAACTGGTCCGCCAACGGCCGCAGTTTCTTCAATGTGCTCGGCATCAACTATGAGCTCGGATGGAGCATCGCTTTGGCGAGGCGGGCGTTTGCATATGCAATGTTTTTTAGTATTCGGGCCGGCTACGCTGCCGTCGAAATTACATCGGCAGCGTCTCGGTCAGCCGGGGCAACCTGATTCGGCGAGCTAACTTTAGCAAGATTTTCCCGTTCGGCATTGGCGGAGGCAGCACTATACTCCGGGATATCCCCTACGAGCGCTTCATCGTCCACACCCGCTCTACGCGCTTACCGTCTCGCTGGGAATACGGGGCTACTACGACTGGATTTCAGATTGAGCGATCGCCATCGCGATAAATTACTTATTTCTCAATACATTAAGCATATGCTCGCATGACTGCATCAATGATACCGAGTGGCAATCGGATCCTTACTGTTAGTAGGCGTCGTGCAATTGCCTTACCTAGGCGCACGGCCTTCAAGCCGTCGGCGGGCCTCCCTCAGCCACCCCTCATCCAGGCGGAGCGAGCAGATCAAGCTCTTTTCATCTGTGATTCTGTAAACGGTGATCCGAGAAAAATGTTGAGCCTTGAGGTTCAGAGCGGCCGCGCGGCGCCGGCTACTCTCGGCCTGTTCGTCCAGGACGCGGAGCATCGCATCAGGTAAAACGAAGAACAGTCGGCAAGGCTCGATTTCGTCACCCGGACTGGTCACGGTCAACCGCCAATTTGAGGCGCCGTCCTCGTCTAGCTGATAGTGGATGCTGGTCCACGGATCGGCCGGAGCCTGCATATGGCGGATCATCCGATCGGCATGATCCGCTTTTAGGAGAACGACAAAGCCGGTTGCCGATACACCGACGAACAGTTCGCCGATATTCCAGGCGGCTTCGAGCAGCGGCCGGAGCACCGGCAGTAATCCTCCGTCGGCCTCCTCTAGCGGCAGATCCCAAAGCTCACGTCTCAGTGTCGCGCGTATCCTTCTGAGAAGCTGTCCACGTGGCGTAGCCGACGCGATGCCGGCGAGCTCCATCCTTTCGATGTAATCGTGCAGGGCATCCCCAACGGTATCGATCGCCGAGCGCAACTCGTCGTATTCGTGGTGGGACAGGTCGAGAAGTGCGACCTGATGGGCAAGGGCATAGGCTTGTGCACCCGGCGTGAAACCCGATGTGGAACACAGCGCATATCGATAGCTGTAGCAGAACCCTCTCCCGCTATTCGTGACGTCTTCGCTTGTGCGCCCCGAACCGATTCCGACTGATCGCGCCTGCACCGTCACAAGCATCTGATTGACGTCCTGGAGGATGCCGACAGCGTGCCGTGCCTCGGGGATGCCCACCTTTCCCCGTCCCTGCCCTCTCCATTTCGCCTCGATGAAGAGGCGAATGGGATTTCCGAACGCCGGAGCCCATGTCAATTCGCCCAGTACGTCGGCCTGATGAAATCCGCCGCGGCCGCGCACCTGGAGCCCATTGCCCATAAGGGCGAGGTCGTGCGGGTCATCTTCCGGCCTCGTCAGAAGGCGATAGCCTGCGTTCCTGATCAGCGAAGCGACGACTTCTTCGAGAAGATATCCTTTCAGGACACCCGACGAGATCACCGCTCTTCTTGCCATTGCCGGCCTTGCCTTGCTCTCTTCCAGGATGCAGATCTGACCTCGTGCCCTACACCAGCCTGGCATCCCTCACAATGCGGCGGCCAAGTTTATGCGAGCCTCCGTACCCTATCCTCGCAAGAACCGCCCGCTCTCGTTGCTGCGCAGCAATTCTTCCTCTGGCAGTTTGGGCCACGGCTCGCTAATAAATCGACCGTCGATCATCGGACCGAAAGGGAGCATTGACGTGCCGACGCTGCAAGCGATCATCGCATCCAAATATTTCGAGAAGCTGCGTCAATCGAAGGACGTGGATGCTGGAATGATCGCGAAGCTGGAGGAGCTTTTCGCCTCCGGCAAAAAGATCAAGACCGATGAACTGGTGACGGTTTTCGCCACGCCGGCCGGGAGCGACATCACGTGATCCGCCTCGAACACGCGCATATCGAGGAGATGCGCGGTATCCGCAACCTCGACATCGCTTTCGATCAAAAGACGTTCTCCATTTCCGGCCCGAACGGGTCCGGCAAGAGCGGCGTCATCGACGCCGTCGAATTTGGCCTGACCGGCCGTATCAGCCGATTGACCGGCACCGGTACCAAATCGCTCTCCATCGCCGAGCATGCTCCGCATGTCGATCGCGTCCGTTTTCCGGACGCAGCACTCGTCAAGCTCAAGGTCTATTTCCCGGCCCTCAAGAAATCGGCGACGATCACCCGCAAGGTCTCAGCACCCAAAAAGCCCAAAATCGAACCGGCTGACCCTGACATCAAGGCCGCCTTCGAGCAGCTTGCCGACCATCCCGAGATCGCGCTGTCCCGCCGAGACATCTTGCGCTTCATCCTGGTCGAGCCGTCGCGGCGCGCCGAGGAGGTCCAAACCATCCTCAAGCTCGAGGAGATTGGCGAGAAGCGGTCCGTACTCAATAGCGCGCAGAACCGGGTCAATGCGCTAAAGCGAACAGCCGAGGCCCAGTTTCAGGCGGCGCGCAGCAGCTTGCTGACCCATATGCAGATCCCGAGCGTCAAGATCGATGATCTGCTCGCGTCCGCGAACGCGCGCCGCAAGCTTCTCGGTCTGCCCCTACTCGATCAGCTGACGCCAGATACCAGGCTTGACGCCGGGCTCACTTCGGGTCACCCCACGCCAGCGTTCAACAAGCAATCGGCCCTGCGCGACCTTACAGCGATGGCCGCCACCCGCAGGCAGCTTCCCGAGCTTGCCAAGGGCGAGGTCGCCGCCCTGCTCGCGATCATTAGCACCCTCGCGGGCGATCCGGCGCTGCTGACTTCGCTCCGCCGCCGGACCCTTGTCGAGCAAGGCATCGAACTGATCGACGGCCCGCAATGCCCGCTCTGCGATAGCTCGTGGGAGAGCGAACGGCACCTGCGGAATCACCTCGCGATCAAGCTCGAGAAATCCGACGAAGCGCAACGCCTGCAGAAAGATCTCTTCGCCAACGCCAACGTTCTCGACCATGCCGTGTCGGGCTGGCTCTCGCAGCTCGCGGCGATCCGCAGACTTGCCGCGACGCTTGAGGATGAGGCATTCGCCGCCGCGATCGACCAGTGGACCACGGAGCTCGCCACGCTGCAGGGCAGCTTCCGTTCACTCGATGGGCTTCGCAGCATCAGCGAACGCCTCGCGTGCGGGTGGCATGCGGTGCCGGAAGGTTTTGACGAGGCCGCGGCCGGCTTCGCAAAGATGGTCACAGAGCTACCCGATCAAACGGCCACAGTCGATGCTCAGACTTTTCTCAGCACCGCGCAAATCAGGCTCGCCGACTTCCGCGAGACCATGCGCGCGGACAAGGCCGCCGACATCGCGGTCGC from the Bradyrhizobium sp. WBAH42 genome contains:
- a CDS encoding C-terminal helicase domain-containing protein; this encodes MIVNMPYVQEEDGANEEMPAYHNPAEIDAVLKTIAGLTPLQNEKGEWPSLAVLSPYNEQVTRLDLALENARGELPHLARFEKPKKRGGYEGTVDSFQGGEADVVIVSLVRNNGHSGMGALGFVRRRRRMNVLLSRAKWKLIIVTSLKFLRVHARSYSGDKRLADEDREFLPLLVSVLDRLKGEKLEDGTPKVSIVEWAELREASR
- a CDS encoding AAA domain-containing protein, whose protein sequence is MPSTLKKLRPLADQFDLGDQYLSAPGAEPLKSAIISAHDKREDQPVVLKYWQKTGSAVDDDLREIWQHEMRQAERVLAYPGANKVIVELLRYGEASDAFFLAMPRDLTPLDNMIRHARSDHWLNNLDVPRSRIVLWRNAERLAKALEAVHNQGLVYGRLDSSSVFTASATAPDFRLGSFEWCVRLSEADKAPVVVFAKSADAPIIMSFLDDWRALGLLLASLLKLDVSRLSRGLSATEEIDAGGERLAVLEAGERDMLRWLIEPARHRAVDAEIVCRRIERVILDLSASALEDRGRYLLAIRTGSTLLTRALRDASGDLFDADDHSAQINFVDADIAGGADLVRTADGSLIVMTELFGYSLAGYSPDGFAEADWRVATCDHARPRKDIFLGRHRTVELPAHRIEVIRYGSAGRRLQEIRRDAIDWRTALDDLGDHDDEALEAVQHGLLLAQLTEALFRAAEIIPVRARRRRLPGGEERILLSPRADDRRSALVEALGVDSPERTLSRMFLEEEADIDAKWLVSDSGSLSDLGRASVTVRFIEPVRLDNERVYAFSAAGELPPTADLFLRQIDDAGTEGAINRRLRLLGALATQEELLSMLAAPRKRLRRYHDELQEDEDFRDLDASKQQALRSIWTTSPTQLVVGPPGVGKTKLVTEIVRRVLQQQPSARILLSAQAHQALDQLAAGVQKTLAKAAIDPEPLLVRSRADNVAELSGAQTTDRVKQYLTALDGSPLVRGAPIEVATAIRAMKDDARQGRNASDHESRRQRRSFESLVLRSANILFSTANSGDLARLVNDHNQFDWVIVEEAAKATGPELIAPLLLSMRRLLIGDHNQLPPFDTDRVLEFLGNQTNVKNAVLQSGGLVGGIFYDYGLDELIDLMEDDDALGRTCHAAKRMIRLFEALVEPELEWRKTNPTRLQAATELLDQHRMHPVISTVISECFYGGRLKDADKVAKRFLEGTPPVALAAHLPKSPT
- a CDS encoding ATP-binding protein, whose protein sequence is MIRLEHAHIEEMRGIRNLDIAFDQKTFSISGPNGSGKSGVIDAVEFGLTGRISRLTGTGTKSLSIAEHAPHVDRVRFPDAALVKLKVYFPALKKSATITRKVSAPKKPKIEPADPDIKAAFEQLADHPEIALSRRDILRFILVEPSRRAEEVQTILKLEEIGEKRSVLNSAQNRVNALKRTAEAQFQAARSSLLTHMQIPSVKIDDLLASANARRKLLGLPLLDQLTPDTRLDAGLTSGHPTPAFNKQSALRDLTAMAATRRQLPELAKGEVAALLAIISTLAGDPALLTSLRRRTLVEQGIELIDGPQCPLCDSSWESERHLRNHLAIKLEKSDEAQRLQKDLFANANVLDHAVSGWLSQLAAIRRLAATLEDEAFAAAIDQWTTELATLQGSFRSLDGLRSISERLACGWHAVPEGFDEAAAGFAKMVTELPDQTATVDAQTFLSTAQIRLADFRETMRADKAADIAVAAATCAYTTYCEVMDAELEALYDNVQQDFSTFYRLINEDDEGEFTAKLSPSAGKLDLDVNFFERGLYPPGAFHSEGHQDSMGVCLYLALMKRLFGNQFTFALLDDVVMSVDTGHRYQFCKLLKTHFRDTQFVITTHDRTWAEQMKSAGLVTGKTSLRFHSWTIDTGPLVESNVEVWDEIKTALDKNKVGVAAAALRRHLEYVSRHLADQLGAAVVFRGDGGYELNDLLPPVLARFKTICAKAADAAQSWGNEKGKAEATALKAKLSASNAASSVEQWAINKAVHYNEWENFGKRDFAPVANAFRELLECFRCESCESWLFVTPRHKPMSLRCACDTVSLNLESKPK